The DNA segment CGCACGCGCTCGTCAACAACGCCGGGGGTGCGAAGGGCCTGGCGTCGGTCGAGGACTCCGACCTCGCCGACTGGTCGTGGATGTTCGAGGTGAACGTGCTCGGCCTCAAGCGCGTGACGAGCGCCCTGCTCCCGGTGCTGCGACGCGGAGCGGAGCGCCGCGGGGTCGCCGACATCGTCAACGTCACCTCGATCGCCGGTCACGTGGCCTACCTCGGCGGCGGCGGGTACAACGCGGCGAAGTTCGCCGCGCACGCGATCACCGAGGTCCTGCGGCTCGAGCTCAACGGCGAGCCGATCCGGGTCATCGAGGTGGCGCCGGGGATGGTCAGGACCGACGAGTTCGCCCTCGTGCGCTTCGGCGGCGATCGCGAGCGCGCCGATGCCGTGTACGAGGGCGTGCCCGAGCCGCTCGTCGCGGAGGACGTCGCCGGGGTCATCGTGGATGCCATCGGCAAGCCCCGACACGTCGACCTCGACCTCATCGTCGTCAAGCCCGTCGCGCAGGCCGCCCCGCACCGGCTCGCCCGAGGGCGGCTCGCCGTCCGGCAGGGGAGCGGCGCATGAGGGTCGGCCGGATCGAGCGCCGCCATCACTGGGTGGCGCGGACGAGCGCCCTGATGGCGGTGCTCGGATTCTGCTTCGTGGCCGCGTACACCGTCTCCGTGCTCGCGCCGGAGTTCGCGCACGACTGGCGGGTCGTCTTCAACGTCGTGTTCATCGCCACGTGGGTCGCGTTCCTCGTCGACTTCGTCGTCAGGCTCTCGCTCACCCCGGCGGGCTCGCGATGGGACTACCTGTGGCACCACCCGATCGAGTTCCTCTCGGTGCTGGTCCCGGTCTTCCGCGCGCTGCGCGCGGTCACCCTGCTGCGCAACCTCCCCGTCCTCCAGCGCCGCACGCGCGAGGCGGTGCGCGCGAACTTCGTGGTCTCCGCGGCGCTGTACGCGGTGATGTACGTGTTCTTCCTCGCGCTGGCGACGCTCCAGGCCGAGCGCCACGCCGAGGGCGCGACGATCACGAGCTTCGGCGACGCCCTCTGGTGGGCGGTGGTGACCCTCACCACGGTCGGCTACGGCGACACGTATCCGGTGACCGTGCTCGGCCGCACGTGGGCGGTGTTCCTCATGATCGGCGGCATCGCGATCGTCGGCGTCGCCTCCGCGACCGTCATCTCGATCCTGAACGAGCGGTTGAACGCGCTCCGCAACGGCAACGCCGAGGGGGCGCCGATCCTCGCCGAGCGCGAGTCGATCCGGCCCGACGACGTGGCCGATGCCGACGACGCGGTCGATCCCGACGGGGCGGAACCGGACACCGGGCCCGCCCGATAGCCTGACGGGATGAACTCCGACCCGCTCCGCACTCCCGAGATCCGCCGATGAGCGTGCACCTGGTCGGCGGGGGAACCGACGCCGCGCACGCGGCATCCGTCTACGCCCCGTTCCTGGCCGAGGCTGCCGAGGTCGCCGGCCGTGCGGGCGCCGAGCGCGCCCGCATCGCCGTGCTGCTCGTCGCCGACGGCCCGGATGCGGGCTCGCAGGCCGCGTACTGGCGCGACCTGCTCGGCTCGATCGCCGACGTCGAGCCGGTCGTGACCGTCGTGCCCGAGGACGGCGCGTTCGAGGCCGCCGCGCTCGCCGGCGCGCACGGGGTGCTCGTGGGCGGCGGCCGTACCCCGGCCTACCGGAGCGCCGCCGAACCGGTCGCCGGCGAGCTGCGACGGCGCGTCGCGGCCGGAGAGCCCTTCCTCGGCTACTCGGCCGGTGCGTCGATCGCGTCGGATGCCGCGATCCTGGGCGGCTGGCGCATCGGCGAGGTCCCCGTGGCACCCCGGTCCGCGGGCGAGGGCCTCGAGGAGGTCGTCGTCGAGGCCGGGATCGGGTTGGTCGACCTCTCGATCGACTGCCACGCCGCGCAGTGGGGGACCCTGACCCGGCTGATCGCCGCGACCGAGGCCGGCCTGGTCGGCGGCGGCATCGCGATCGACGAGGACACGCTGTTCTCGATCGGCGCCTCTGGGCTGCGGGTCGCCGGCGCAGGCACCGTCTGGAGCGTCGGTGCGGGCGAGGACGGCGTGACGGTCCGCAGCATCTCGGGCTGATGGACCGGACCCTCGCGGAGCTCGTCGACGCCGGCCTGGTCGATCCCTCGTGGGGCGACGCGCTCGCACCCGTCGCGGAGGACCTCGCCCGAATCGGCGACCGGCTCGAGGCCGAGGCCGCGACCGGCGGCGGATACCTCCCCGCGCCCGACCTCGTGCTGCGCGCATTCCGGCAGCCCCTCGACGCCGTGCGCGTGCTCGTGGTCGGCCAGGACCCGTACCCCACTCCCGGTCATCCCGTCGGGCTGTCCTTCGCGGTCGAGCGCGACGTGCGGCCGCTCCCGCGCAGCCTGGCGAACATCTCCCGCGAACTCGTCGACGACCTCGGGATCCCGCCGCTGCCGCACGGGGACCTCGGCGCATGGAGCACCCGCGGCGTGATGCTGCTGAACCGGGTCCTCACCGTCCGCCCGGGCGAGGCCGGTTCGCACCGGGGCCTCGGCTGGGAACGCGTCACCGACCACGCGATCCGGGCCCTCGCCGCACGCGGCGGCCCGCTCGTCGCCATCCTCTGGGGTCGTGACGCCCGGACCCTGGCGCCGCTGCTCGGCGACGTGCCGCGCATCGAGTCCGCCCACCCGAGCCCGCTCTCGGCCCGCCGCGGCTTCTTCGGGTCGCGGCCGTTCAGCCGGGCGAACGACCTCCTCGTCGCCCGCGGCGGGCGGCCCGTCGACTGGATGATCGGGGACTGAGTCGTGCAGCGGTTGGTCGTCATGGGCCCGTCGGGGTCCGGGAAGAGCACGATCGGCGCCGCGCTCGCGGACCGGCTCCGCCTCCCGTTCATCGACGCCGACGACCTCCACACCGCCGCGAACCGCAGCAGGATGGCGGCGGGGGTGCCCCTCACCGACGAAGATCGCGGCCCCTGGCTCATCGCGGTCGGGGAGCGCCTCGCCGCGTCCGACCGGGGTGCCGTCATCGCATGTTCGGCGCTGCGTCGGGCCTATCGCGGGATCATCCTCGCGCACGCGAGCGACGCGGTGTTCGTCGAACTCACCGTGGACGACTCGCTGCTCCGGTCTCGACTGACCTCGCGTGCGGGCCACTTCATGCCCGCGGCCCTGCTCGAGTCGCAGCTGGCGACCCTCGAACCGCTCGGGGCCGACGAGCCCGGCATCCGCGTCGACACGGGGGCGAGCCCCGACCGGGTCGTCGAGACGATCATCCGGGAACTGGCGGGCCGAGGGGGCGGAACGCCTGGCCCGACGCCGATCGACTGACGGGGCTGGCCGCGCGTAGCATTGCGCCATGCTCGAGGAGGAATACCAGCCGCGCAG comes from the Agromyces marinus genome and includes:
- a CDS encoding SDR family NAD(P)-dependent oxidoreductase yields the protein MERMRAVVTGASSGIGAATVRGLVATGWDVVAVARRADRLEALAEETGAEAFVADVTSDADVAALAEHVAATGGAHALVNNAGGAKGLASVEDSDLADWSWMFEVNVLGLKRVTSALLPVLRRGAERRGVADIVNVTSIAGHVAYLGGGGYNAAKFAAHAITEVLRLELNGEPIRVIEVAPGMVRTDEFALVRFGGDRERADAVYEGVPEPLVAEDVAGVIVDAIGKPRHVDLDLIVVKPVAQAAPHRLARGRLAVRQGSGA
- a CDS encoding uracil-DNA glycosylase, with the protein product MDRTLAELVDAGLVDPSWGDALAPVAEDLARIGDRLEAEAATGGGYLPAPDLVLRAFRQPLDAVRVLVVGQDPYPTPGHPVGLSFAVERDVRPLPRSLANISRELVDDLGIPPLPHGDLGAWSTRGVMLLNRVLTVRPGEAGSHRGLGWERVTDHAIRALAARGGPLVAILWGRDARTLAPLLGDVPRIESAHPSPLSARRGFFGSRPFSRANDLLVARGGRPVDWMIGD
- a CDS encoding gluconokinase, which produces MQRLVVMGPSGSGKSTIGAALADRLRLPFIDADDLHTAANRSRMAAGVPLTDEDRGPWLIAVGERLAASDRGAVIACSALRRAYRGIILAHASDAVFVELTVDDSLLRSRLTSRAGHFMPAALLESQLATLEPLGADEPGIRVDTGASPDRVVETIIRELAGRGGGTPGPTPID
- a CDS encoding type 1 glutamine amidotransferase family protein; this encodes MSVHLVGGGTDAAHAASVYAPFLAEAAEVAGRAGAERARIAVLLVADGPDAGSQAAYWRDLLGSIADVEPVVTVVPEDGAFEAAALAGAHGVLVGGGRTPAYRSAAEPVAGELRRRVAAGEPFLGYSAGASIASDAAILGGWRIGEVPVAPRSAGEGLEEVVVEAGIGLVDLSIDCHAAQWGTLTRLIAATEAGLVGGGIAIDEDTLFSIGASGLRVAGAGTVWSVGAGEDGVTVRSISG
- a CDS encoding potassium channel family protein codes for the protein MRVGRIERRHHWVARTSALMAVLGFCFVAAYTVSVLAPEFAHDWRVVFNVVFIATWVAFLVDFVVRLSLTPAGSRWDYLWHHPIEFLSVLVPVFRALRAVTLLRNLPVLQRRTREAVRANFVVSAALYAVMYVFFLALATLQAERHAEGATITSFGDALWWAVVTLTTVGYGDTYPVTVLGRTWAVFLMIGGIAIVGVASATVISILNERLNALRNGNAEGAPILAERESIRPDDVADADDAVDPDGAEPDTGPAR